A single window of Mangifera indica cultivar Alphonso chromosome 18, CATAS_Mindica_2.1, whole genome shotgun sequence DNA harbors:
- the LOC123201934 gene encoding vacuolar protein sorting-associated protein 22 homolog 1-like: MCAKVGVDTLASNKGFWAELLGIGDFYYELGVQIVEICLATRPHNGGLINMQELCTLLRQRRKSDHEAVSEDDCLRAISKLKVMGSGFEVISIGKKKLVRSVPTELNKDHNQILELAQAQGFVTVDEVERRLSWTTGRAIDALDTLLDEGLAMIDDGHRDDRRRYWFPCVSSITSSVGIDT; this comes from the exons ATGTGTGCAAAAGTTGGAGTGGATACCCTGGCGTCAAATAAGGGTTTCTGGGCAGAGCTTTTAGGGATTGGTGATTTCTATTATGAACTTG GGGTACAAATTGTTGAGATTTGCTTGGCAACAAGACCCCACAATGGGGGTCTAATCAACATGCAGGAGCTCTGCACTCTCCTCCGGCAGAGGCGAAAGAGTGATCATGAAGCTGTATCTGAGGATGACTGCTTGCGTGCTATAAGTAAGCTGAAG GTAATGGGTAGTGGTTTTGAGGTGATTTCCATTGGAAAGAAAAAGCTTGTCCGCTCTGTTCCTACTGAGTTGAACAAAGACCATAATCAAATTTTGGAGTTGGCCCAG GCTCAAGGTTTTGTAACTGTTGATGAGGTAGAGAGACGGCTTTCCTGGACAACTGGTCGTGCTATTGATGCACTTGACACTTTGTTAGAC GAAGGTCTTGCTATGATTGATGATGGCCACAGAGATGACAGACGACGGTATTGGTTCCCCTGTGTGTCTTCAATCACCTCATCAGTTGGAATTGATACTTAG
- the LOC123201750 gene encoding uncharacterized protein LOC123201750 — MASMPSSMSPPIYNGENYHIWAVKMKAFLRGLGLWQYVEEEKQPFPLGPNPTLNQIIMHEEEMTKSPITLSMIHQAVTDAVFTKIVSCETAKEAWDRLKEDSLGNERSRQMNVLNLRREFEVLKMKEAETVKEYADRVLKVVNQIRLMGETLSNQRVVEKILVTVPERYEAKISSLEDSKDFSELTLSEVLNALKAQDQRRALRQEDSTEQALSMRVQDKNWTDYGSKKQFFG, encoded by the coding sequence ATGGCATCCATGCCTTCTTCTATGTCACCACCAATATACAATGGTGAGAATTATCACATATGGGCAGTAAAAATGAAAGCATTCTTGAGAGGTTTAGGATTGTGGCAGTATGTTGAGGAGGAGAAACAACCTTTTCCTTTGGGGCCAAATCCAactttgaaccaaattataatGCATGAAGAAGAGATGACCAAGAGTCCTATAACCTTGTCTATGATCCATCAAGCAGTAACTGATGCTGTTTTCACAAAAATTGTTTCATGTGAAACAGCCAAAGAAGCTTGGGACAGGTTGAAGGAAGACTCCTTAGGAAATGAGAGGTCAAGACAAATGAATGTCTTGAACCTAAGGAGAGAGTTTGAAGTGCTGAAGATGAAGGAAGCTGAAACTGTTAAAGAATATGCTGACCGAGTGCTCAAAGTGGTGAATCAAATCAGGCTAATGGGAGAGACCCTTTCTAATCAAAGGGTTGTGGAAAAAATACTTGTCACTGTTCCAGAGAGATATGAAGCTAAGATCTCTTCACTGGAAGACTCCAAAGACTTCTCTGAACTCACCTTATCTGAGGTGTTGAATGCCTTGAAAGCTCAAGACCAAAGAAGGGCATTAAGGCAGGAAGATTCAACTGAGCAAGCCTTGAGTATGAGAGTTCAAGATAAAAACTGGACTGATTATGGCAGCAAGAAACAATTTTTTGGCtga